The nucleotide window ttttttttttttttttttttttgtgtgaagaCTCAAGCCGTATTGAAATCGTCAACCCCTTTAATCTTAATCTCTTCATATACTCACACTCTCCATTTCATCACCAAGTGCAAAATTGAACCGTGTGACAAAACCTCATTTTGtcttctctctgtctctttgTTTTTTCACCTGAAAAATTTCACATTTATCCCTCTGTCTAGATCAAACTCAAAAATCCAAATCAACCTCAAACCCCCTAAACTAAGAAACTAATCGCACAAATTAAAAATTCAGGTTGCTTTTGAGTATTTTTGGCCTTGAAGTATGCAAGCCGGGCTTATTATTCCGGCGAGAAACATGCCTTCCATGATGGGAGGCAATGGGAACATTACTGGGTTTGCGTCAACTTCAGGACTCACACTTGGTCAGGTCAGCACGcttaaatttgagttttttgtGTAATTGGTATACTAATTTACAAATCTACGCCTTTGCTTTTCAGGCGAATtagatctatttttttttttccaatgatTCGGCTATTTatctaaaataattttttttttgaaccaaGAGAAAAATTAACAAGTGGATTTTATCAATCAGTACGTCAAGATCCATTTTCctagtttttttttcccttatcCCTCTTCATCTCGGTATTTtaacattttaattaattaattttataacgtAAGATGGGTTTGACTACTCAGGTAGTCCAAAAAATTCTTTTGTGGCAAAATCCTTCTCGGTATTAGAAAAAAGTTGGAATGGTTTCCACTACAAACACTGGCTCAGAGATCTAAGTTCAACGCGTTTTCTTGTTCATTTTTTCAAAGAATATTTTAGTATTGACCTAATACACAGGTCAGCGTGTGCTAAGAAACTACTATATAGGAGATGcgtattgggtttttttttctttccttttgagTGGATACATTTTTCCATTCTGTTGTTGTTAGATTGAAAAACCATAAGCTTGCTAAGCCCTTGGGACAAAAATCAATATCTTAAAGATCTCTGGATATGTTGCAGCCAAATATGATGGACGCCAGTAATCTGCACCCGCAAGACATGGCTCCAAACACCTCTGAAAGCGACATTCCTCGGTTCCGAGATGATGACTTCGACAGTGCTAACAAATCCGGCAGCGACAACCCTGAAGGCGGTTCGGGTGATGACCAAGAAAACCCTCGACCCAAAAAGAAGCGTTATCACCGCCACACTCAGCATCAGATCCAAGAAATGGAAGCGTAAGttatatttattaattagtCTCAAACCTCCTAAACAAGCTTTTGTTAAGCAGTTGTTCGAAATCTTTTAGTTCACCTATGAATTAGTCTTTTTTGGTTGTTTTATTTAGGTTTTTCAAGGAATGTCCCCACCCAGATGACAAGCAGAGGAAGGAACTGAGCCGGGAATTAGGTTTGGAACCATTACAAGTCaaattttggtttcaaaacAAGCGCACCCAAATGAAGGTATATATTTGTTCTTGAAATATCTTTAATAAGGGCTTTGGAATACTCAAACTttgtcttttttaatttttcctttGTTGAAGCTACTAATTGACTGTTTTTGTTTGCTGCCAATGCTGCATTACAGACTCAGCATGAGCGGCATGAGAACACACAACTTCGGAACGAAAACGAAAAGCTCCGTACTGATAACATGAGGTACAGAGAAGCGCTAGGTAATGCCTCATGCCCCAATTGTGGCGGCCCAACAGTTCTAGGGGAGATGTCTTTCGACGAACACCATCTGAGACTCGAAAATGCTCGATTAcgagaagaggtagagaaaattaaagatcaagaaaatatcaaacacatttATTATTTGGTGGATATTTTACCTATTTTAGTATAACAAATTAGGATAACATTCTATTGGCAGATGCGCAGAATGTTACATATATGTTTCAGATACGTGGCAAATGATATGTCGCcagattgataacttatttccTTTATTGTTCAGATTGATAGTATATCAGCGATAGCTGCGAAGTATGTTGGCAAACCATTAGGAACCTACCCTCTCATGTCTTCTCCAGTTCCTTCCCGTGGTCAACTTGATCTTGGGGTTGGGAACTTTGGTGGTCAGCCAGGCATGGGCGGTGAGATGTATGGTGCTGGAGACCTTCTCAGGTCAATCAGTGCACCAAGTGAGGTAGACAAGCCAATGATAATTGAGCTTGCTCTTGCAGCTATGGAGGAACTCTTCAAAATGGCCCAAATGGGTGAACCTTTGTGGATGACAAGCTTTGATGGCACCACAACCATACTCAATGAAGATGAGTACATCAGGACATTCCCTCGTGGAATCGGGCCAAAACAAAACGGCTTCAAAACTGAAGCTTCGCGTGAGAGTGCAGTTGTTATCATGAACCACATTAACCTTGTTGAGATTCTTATGGATGTGGTAAGCTTAACAACTCCATTACACATTTACATACGTGTCTTCATTAATGTCATCATATtgttctattaaaaaaaattaataacgtCTTTGAATTAAGGAATCACATGAACCCTAACTATTACGTGTGATTTTATAACGTGTAGAATCAATGGTCGACTGTGTTTTCTGGGATTGTGTCAAGAGCTCTGACCCTTGAAGTCCTATCATCTGGCGTGCCTGGAAATTACAATGGAGCCTTGCAAGTGGTATGTAAATTTTCccctcaaatttcaattttagcTCTCCTTGTTTTACCATGAATTGTTTAGATTTCGTGCCACATATATTCTTGCATTAAAATACAGTTTGTGATTAATTGGTAGATGACGGCAGAATTCCAAGTTCCTTCACCACTTGTTCCAACTCGTGAGAGTTATTATGTAAGGTACTGCAAACAGCATGCCGATGGCACCTGGGCTGTGGTTGATGTTTCATTGGACGACTTGCGCCCCAATCCTGAGCCTAGATCTTGTCAAAGAAGGCCCTCGGGATGCCTAATTCAAGAATTGCCAAATGGATATTCAAAGGTATACAATTAAACACTATATAATGCGTGTTTCACCTTCATGTGACATTTAATTATGGCCGAATTTTTAAAGTAAATATATTTCATCAATTGATAAAATTTTGGTGCATTAGGTTACATGGGTTGAGCATGCTGAAGTGGATGAAAGAGGTGTTCACAACCTCTACAAGCAGCTGGTTAGCTCCGGCCATGCATTTGGCGCGAAACGATGGGTTGCCACCTTGGACCGGCAATGCGAACGTCTAGCTAGTGCAATGGCATCAAACATCCCTACTGGTGATGTTGGAGGTAATAACAATTTAGTTTgctatttcatttttcttttgtaatattTTCGGGGAATGGTATAAGGCACTAATTTGGCATGGGGCTATTCTGCTACGTTTTGGTATTCACTAACAAGATAGTCCGTTAAAAGATTACGCGTCCCGAAAATGGCATAATCCGTTAATGCCCACATGTTAATTTAAGCCTAATTATATTCGATATAAATTCATTAAccctaattgtttatatttgttacGTTCATGGTTAATTAGTGATTACAAATCAAGAAGGGAGAAAAAGCATGCTAAAATTGGCTGAAAGAATGGTGATTAGCTTCTGTTCTGGAGTGAGTGCATCAACCACTCACACATGGACCACACTGTCTGGAACCGGTGCTGATGATGTCCGGGTGATGACCCGAAAAAGTGTGGATGATCCCGGAAGGCCTCCAGGTATTGTGCTCAGTGCCGCCACATCTTTTTGGCTTCCAGTTCCTCCCAAAAGAGTCTTTGAGTTTCTCCGCGATGAGAACTCCCGCAGCGAGGTACAGACACTTCAACTAGTCTTCAAACTTAATTAGTTGTGCTCTGATTCTTGGAATAAATTTACCAAATCTAATACAGGACCCAAATTAATGCGTACCTACATTTTGCAGAAGCCTGAGAATTATACtctaaattataaataaatattaccATGCATGTGTCTCAGAAAAATGTAACAGAACTAGTACATGAACCATTTCTAAAACATACCATATACGGACTAGTATACACAGACACCATTTGCACAGTAAGTAATTTCTATGGAAGATCAAAAGCATATTTATCACATCCCACCTAATATAGAGACAAATACCACAGAAAACCTAGGCTTATTTTGTGTCAAACTCAgccgaaaaaaaagaaagggaaaaaaaaccaAGATGGAAGTTTGGTTTTTACAAACAATCAGCTAATTAAACTGAAAGCATACATTTATCCGCCCTAAATTGTTCTAATTGAGTAATTGTGATGGTCACTTATGCTTGCAGTGGGATATTCTTTCCAATGGGGGAATTGTTCAAGAGATGGCACACATTGCGAATGGTCATGACACTGGGAATTGCGTGTCTCTACTACGAGTAAATGTAGCTTTATGTTTTATAATGATTTTGTTTTCCCTAATTAAGTATATTTCTTGATCTTCACATAACAATTGACatagtaatataaaattaatttgtAGAGTGCCAATTCAAGCCAGAGCAACATGCTGATACTGCAAGAGAGCTGCACTGACCCAACAGCTTCCTTTGTGATTTATGCACCAGTTGACATTGTTGCCATGAATGTGGTGCTGAATGGGAGTGACCCTGATTATGTTGCCCTTCTTCCTTCTGGGTTTGCTATACTCCCGGATGGAGCCGACATTGGAGACTCTGGCTCTGGTGGTGGTTCCCTTCTCACTGTTGCTTTTCAGATCTTGGTTGATTCAATCCCAACTGCTAAGCTGTCTCTCGGGTCGGTTGCAACAGTTAACAATCTTATTGCTTGCACTGTTGAGAGGATCAAAGCTGCATTGTCATGCGACAATGAGTGAACTTCATGACTCAATTAGTTAATTTCTATAGGTAATCTAATTATACATGGCACATGTTACAAGTTAattgcatgtcacatatttggtgTGTAATATTAGTCAAATAATCGTTTCCCTTTACTTTGTTGCAATATTTTGAGGACGAGGAAGGGAGGTGAAATGAGAGACACAGATGGTGGTAAGGAATTTCGGCAGCTTATACCCAGGAGGGGAGAAGTCAAGAGCGCACCCTACATGATCTTTTTGTATAATCTATAAAGAGATTAGGGGTTCGGGTATTGACTTCGTCGAACTATGTTAAAGGCAAATTAAGCGCTTGAgaccttatttattttttgtttttgcttttattgAACTTTCTCATTTTCCACCTCTAACCTTGTACACAAGATTAGGGTTTTGGAATGGATATTGCTTTTCTTTATGGTCAAACGTTCAGGGTTTCTTTTCTTGAAAAAGGTTTTTAAAAGTACGGTTTTATTTtaagaattttctttttttaagtaatttgtGTTGAATGATTGTGGATTGTTTGCCTTTGTTGGTATTCGCGACTTTTGACTTAAGCTGTTCATTACGGCAAAAGTTATACAACGCATCAGTGTTTGAGATGTAACATTGCATGGAACAATTGGATTATGAAAGTTACAATTTGACTGCTCAAATGCTAATACATCTTATACGCTGGTGTATTTCTATGCAATGCACCAGTGAAGAAAAAAAGCAGTTTATAATCCCAAATGCATAAGTTATTTGATACCTTAAATACAAGTTGTTGATAAAAACGTAGCATAGTTCAAGTGGTTTGGGATGGTAGGGGTTGGGATAAGGATTAGCCAAGGGGTTTGCTTCCTCCCATTTTtactaggaaaaaaaaatcaagcaaTTAAAGCTAGTCTCCTAGATGAGCGAAGAAGCTTAATCTTAGTTGGGAGGAAATTATCTCAAAGGTGACGAATTTTAAGCTGAAAAACGcttaaattaatattatatgtGGATAAATTATGTAATCCAATGATTTCATGTGCCACCGGTTCTTTAGATTGCGAAGATATATACTCTATGTAACTTGCTATTTATTATCAAACAATCAATtatgaactatttatcaaatgaGTACAGGTCATGTCTAAATGTATGATTCTAGTTGAGTTTGATAATTGTCCGACAACATTTGATCACTTaaccagaatttttttttgccttttCCAGTCCATTTTAATGTAGGCATCACATCAACAGATATAAAGATTATTCCATTCATTAGTTACACATTTTGAGCATCTGCAACGtaatatttaaatttgaaaatatgagtACACCCtttaaaattcaattttctttaattaaaattcaTCATGATAAATTTCTTTAACAAAAATCCAATGACTAAGCTCTAACTAAGCAATATCCATAATTAAGTTTGACTTggaaaattttgtatttttggatGTCTAAATTACCCCTAATAACACTTACTTTGGGTCTCTCACTTATTATCTACATTTATTTtacattatttcattcaattaaatGTTCAAATACCTTATGgagatttagaaaaaaaaactcaaatgtCATGATTCCTATGCATTTAATAGCAAAAATTTACATGATACCAATGTTCCTTATATAGTTGTTTTCACATGATGCTAACACGTAAATTAGTATATTATTTTGCACAACATATATAACAATATAAGTTCTTAGTAAATTATGTAATGacacatgcaaaataatttacctaaaaaataaataaatattttttattcaaaattaattaaataccaatattttgcaaaaaaaaatatatatatataaaacaatttacctacaaaataaaagagtGTTGATTGATTGCACACTctatataataataacaaaatgtggctagtatatatgtaatatcacatgaaaaataattaacctacaaaataaataaatgtttttagccaattgattcaaattaattaattacatattattttacataaaaatatatataaattatttgtatgcatatatataattttaacaaaatGTATCTAATAcatatatgcaaaataatttacctacaatgattgtcaaacaaataaaagaaatgaaaCATATGATGGTAAGAGAAGTATAAAGTAGATAATTTTCTAATAATAAGGCACTTATTTCTCACAATTATGATGGCAGTCTACTTcaaatttggattttatttggatgtttaaaatgaaattgatTTTTATTAAGGAAATTAGTTTTGCATGGGCTTATATCTAAAAAACCCTATTTAAATTGTACATACTTTTGTGCAGCAAGAAAACTCACTGATT belongs to Malus sylvestris chromosome 17, drMalSylv7.2, whole genome shotgun sequence and includes:
- the LOC126612258 gene encoding homeobox-leucine zipper protein HDG2-like isoform X1, whose protein sequence is MQAGLIIPARNMPSMMGGNGNITGFASTSGLTLGQPNMMDASNLHPQDMAPNTSESDIPRFRDDDFDSANKSGSDNPEGGSGDDQENPRPKKKRYHRHTQHQIQEMEAFFKECPHPDDKQRKELSRELGLEPLQVKFWFQNKRTQMKTQHERHENTQLRNENEKLRTDNMRYREALGNASCPNCGGPTVLGEMSFDEHHLRLENARLREEIDSISAIAAKYVGKPLGTYPLMSSPVPSRGQLDLGVGNFGGQPGMGGEMYGAGDLLRSISAPSEVDKPMIIELALAAMEELFKMAQMGEPLWMTSFDGTTTILNEDEYIRTFPRGIGPKQNGFKTEASRESAVVIMNHINLVEILMDVNQWSTVFSGIVSRALTLEVLSSGVPGNYNGALQVMTAEFQVPSPLVPTRESYYVRYCKQHADGTWAVVDVSLDDLRPNPEPRSCQRRPSGCLIQELPNGYSKVTWVEHAEVDERGVHNLYKQLVSSGHAFGAKRWVATLDRQCERLASAMASNIPTGDVGVITNQEGRKSMLKLAERMVISFCSGVSASTTHTWTTLSGTGADDVRVMTRKSVDDPGRPPGIVLSAATSFWLPVPPKRVFEFLRDENSRSEWDILSNGGIVQEMAHIANGHDTGNCVSLLRVNSANSSQSNMLILQESCTDPTASFVIYAPVDIVAMNVVLNGSDPDYVALLPSGFAILPDGADIGDSGSGGGSLLTVAFQILVDSIPTAKLSLGSVATVNNLIACTVERIKAALSCDNE
- the LOC126612258 gene encoding homeobox-leucine zipper protein HDG2-like isoform X2; this encodes MQAGLIIPARNMPSMMGGNGNITGFASTSGLTLGQPNMMDASNLHPQDMAPNTSESDIPRFRDDDFDSANKSGSDNPEGGSGDDQENPRPKKKRYHRHTQHQIQEMEAFFKECPHPDDKQRKELSRELGLEPLQVKFWFQNKRTQMKTQHERHENTQLRNENEKLRTDNMRYREALGNASCPNCGGPTVLGEMSFDEHHLRLENARLREEIDSISAIAAKYVGKPLGTYPLMSSPVPSRGQLDLGVGNFGGQPGMGGEMYGAGDLLRSISAPSEVDKPMIIELALAAMEELFKMAQMGEPLWMTSFDGTTTILNEDEYIRTFPRGIGPKQNGFKTEASRESAVVIMNHINLVEILMDVNQWSTVFSGIVSRALTLEVLSSGVPGNYNGALQVMTAEFQVPSPLVPTRESYYVRYCKQHADGTWAVVDVSLDDLRPNPEPRSCQRRPSGCLIQELPNGYSKVTWVEHAEVDERGVHNLYKQLVSSGHAFGAKRWVATLDRQCERLASAMASNIPTGDVGVITNQEGRKSMLKLAERMVISFCSGVSASTTHTWTTLSGTGADDVRVMTRKSVDDPGRPPGIVLSAATSFWLPVPPKRVFEFLRDENSRSEWDILSNGGIVQEMAHIANGHDTGNCVSLLRSANSSQSNMLILQESCTDPTASFVIYAPVDIVAMNVVLNGSDPDYVALLPSGFAILPDGADIGDSGSGGGSLLTVAFQILVDSIPTAKLSLGSVATVNNLIACTVERIKAALSCDNE
- the LOC126612258 gene encoding homeobox-leucine zipper protein HDG2-like isoform X3, yielding MMDASNLHPQDMAPNTSESDIPRFRDDDFDSANKSGSDNPEGGSGDDQENPRPKKKRYHRHTQHQIQEMEAFFKECPHPDDKQRKELSRELGLEPLQVKFWFQNKRTQMKTQHERHENTQLRNENEKLRTDNMRYREALGNASCPNCGGPTVLGEMSFDEHHLRLENARLREEIDSISAIAAKYVGKPLGTYPLMSSPVPSRGQLDLGVGNFGGQPGMGGEMYGAGDLLRSISAPSEVDKPMIIELALAAMEELFKMAQMGEPLWMTSFDGTTTILNEDEYIRTFPRGIGPKQNGFKTEASRESAVVIMNHINLVEILMDVNQWSTVFSGIVSRALTLEVLSSGVPGNYNGALQVMTAEFQVPSPLVPTRESYYVRYCKQHADGTWAVVDVSLDDLRPNPEPRSCQRRPSGCLIQELPNGYSKVTWVEHAEVDERGVHNLYKQLVSSGHAFGAKRWVATLDRQCERLASAMASNIPTGDVGVITNQEGRKSMLKLAERMVISFCSGVSASTTHTWTTLSGTGADDVRVMTRKSVDDPGRPPGIVLSAATSFWLPVPPKRVFEFLRDENSRSEWDILSNGGIVQEMAHIANGHDTGNCVSLLRVNSANSSQSNMLILQESCTDPTASFVIYAPVDIVAMNVVLNGSDPDYVALLPSGFAILPDGADIGDSGSGGGSLLTVAFQILVDSIPTAKLSLGSVATVNNLIACTVERIKAALSCDNE